One genomic window of Ruminococcus gauvreauii includes the following:
- a CDS encoding ABC transporter permease, with product MRIGEKIVCLAQDSMTMSERCILLSLHNPDAFLTGIGTPILMMLLFVCVLGGAMKTGSANYVDYLVPGIILQCIGQCGCTTAVSVNNDLKGGMVDRFRSMPVAASSVLAGHMFAAMVRNIITAVLVFGMAFLIGFRPSAGGTQWLIVAGILLLFMAAMTWISMILGLIAGGAESANGISAVIMFLPYLSSGFAPTETMPAALRVFAEKQPMTPIIETIRSLLMNAELDAHFLPAVLWCVGLLITAHAGAVMIYKKKTKK from the coding sequence ATGAGGATCGGGGAGAAAATTGTATGTCTGGCACAGGATTCCATGACAATGTCTGAGCGTTGTATTCTTCTGTCACTGCACAATCCTGATGCATTTCTTACGGGAATCGGCACCCCCATACTTATGATGCTGCTGTTTGTCTGTGTCCTTGGAGGCGCAATGAAAACAGGCAGTGCGAATTATGTGGACTACCTGGTACCGGGCATCATTCTGCAGTGTATCGGACAATGCGGATGTACGACAGCTGTCAGTGTAAATAATGATCTGAAAGGGGGAATGGTTGACCGCTTCCGCTCTATGCCTGTTGCAGCATCATCAGTACTGGCAGGACATATGTTTGCAGCCATGGTACGCAATATCATAACTGCGGTCCTGGTATTTGGCATGGCGTTTCTTATCGGATTCAGACCGTCGGCGGGTGGCACACAGTGGCTCATAGTGGCTGGAATATTACTTTTATTTATGGCGGCAATGACCTGGATTTCAATGATACTGGGTCTTATCGCAGGCGGTGCCGAGAGTGCAAATGGTATCTCAGCCGTTATTATGTTTCTGCCGTATCTCAGTTCCGGGTTTGCCCCGACAGAAACAATGCCTGCTGCACTGCGTGTTTTTGCAGAAAAACAGCCTATGACTCCGATCATTGAAACGATACGCTCACTCTTAATGAACGCAGAGCTTGATGCCCACTTTTTACCCGCCGTTCTATGGTGCGTCGGTTTACTTATCACGGCTCATGCCGGGGCTGTGATGATTTATAAGAAAAAAACAAAAAAATAA
- a CDS encoding DNA gyrase/topoisomerase IV subunit B, with the protein MTRKSTYDASSISVLEGLEAVRKRPGMYIGSVSRKGLNHLIYEIVDNAVDEHLAGFCDSIRVTLEKDGSCTVVDNGRGIPVGMHEKGMSAERLVFTTLHAGGKFDDSAYKTSGGLHGVGSSVVNALSVYLDIKISREGYVHHDHYERGIPTIELEDGLLPTLERTRETGTCVNFLPDPEIFEVTRFSATEVKSRMHETAYLNPQLSILFEDLRADVPERVTFHEPDGIIGFVKDLDKKKEALHEPVYFRGETDGITVECAFQYVNEFHENVLGFCNNIYNAEGGTHLTGFKTMFTSVMNNYARELGILKEKDANFTGADIRNGMTAVVSIKHPSPRFEGQTKTKLDNQDASKATGKITGEEIVHYFDRNLETLKQVLSCAERSAKIRKTEEKAKTNMLTRQKYSFDSNGKLANCEKRDPSRCEIFIVEGDSAGGSAKTARDRSFQAILPIRGKILNVEKASIDKVLANAEIKSMINAFGCGFSEGYGNDFDISKLRYDKIIIMADADVDGAHISTLLLTLFYRFMPELVYEGHVYIAMPPLYKAMPAKGKEEYLYDDKALERYRRTHKGSFTLQRYKGLGEMDALQLWETTLNPETRMLKQIEIEDARMASEVTEVLMGTEVPPRKAFIYEHARDAELDV; encoded by the coding sequence ATGACGAGAAAATCAACGTATGATGCGAGCAGCATTTCTGTACTGGAAGGGCTCGAGGCAGTCCGGAAGCGGCCGGGAATGTATATCGGAAGCGTCTCCAGAAAGGGACTGAATCATTTGATCTATGAGATCGTGGATAATGCGGTGGATGAGCACCTGGCAGGGTTCTGTGACTCTATCCGCGTGACGCTGGAAAAGGATGGTTCCTGTACCGTCGTGGATAATGGGCGAGGCATCCCGGTCGGTATGCATGAGAAAGGAATGTCGGCAGAAAGGCTGGTATTTACCACGCTTCATGCGGGAGGAAAGTTCGATGATTCAGCGTATAAGACGAGCGGTGGACTGCACGGGGTAGGATCTTCCGTCGTCAATGCACTGTCGGTTTATCTGGATATTAAGATCAGCAGGGAAGGATACGTGCATCACGACCACTATGAACGGGGGATCCCCACAATAGAACTGGAAGACGGGCTGCTTCCGACGCTCGAGAGGACCAGGGAGACGGGTACATGTGTGAATTTCCTCCCGGATCCGGAGATTTTTGAGGTGACGCGCTTCTCTGCGACGGAAGTGAAGAGCCGGATGCACGAGACGGCATATTTGAATCCTCAGCTTTCGATCCTGTTTGAGGACCTGCGGGCAGATGTGCCGGAGAGGGTGACATTCCATGAGCCCGACGGAATCATTGGATTTGTGAAAGATCTGGACAAGAAAAAAGAGGCTCTCCACGAACCGGTTTATTTCCGGGGAGAGACGGACGGTATCACGGTGGAGTGTGCATTTCAGTATGTCAATGAATTCCATGAGAATGTGCTTGGATTCTGTAATAATATTTACAATGCGGAAGGCGGCACCCATCTTACCGGATTCAAGACCATGTTTACGTCAGTCATGAACAACTATGCGCGAGAACTTGGCATTCTGAAGGAAAAGGATGCAAACTTTACGGGGGCGGACATCAGGAACGGGATGACAGCTGTAGTCTCCATCAAACATCCGTCGCCGCGGTTCGAGGGGCAGACGAAGACCAAACTGGACAATCAGGACGCATCAAAGGCGACGGGAAAGATCACCGGAGAGGAGATCGTACACTATTTTGACCGGAACCTGGAAACTCTGAAACAGGTGCTTTCCTGCGCGGAGCGTTCGGCGAAGATCCGAAAGACGGAGGAAAAGGCAAAGACGAATATGCTGACCAGGCAGAAATATTCGTTTGATTCCAACGGTAAACTGGCGAACTGTGAAAAACGCGATCCGTCCAGATGTGAGATCTTTATCGTCGAGGGTGATTCCGCGGGTGGATCCGCGAAAACGGCGAGAGACAGAAGTTTTCAGGCAATCCTGCCGATCCGCGGCAAGATCCTGAACGTGGAAAAGGCGAGCATCGACAAGGTGCTGGCGAACGCGGAGATCAAATCGATGATTAACGCGTTCGGCTGCGGCTTCTCGGAAGGATACGGGAATGATTTTGACATATCGAAACTCCGTTATGATAAGATCATCATCATGGCAGATGCTGATGTCGACGGCGCACACATCTCCACGCTGCTTCTGACGCTGTTCTATCGGTTTATGCCGGAACTGGTCTACGAGGGTCATGTCTATATCGCCATGCCGCCGCTTTACAAAGCGATGCCGGCAAAAGGAAAAGAAGAGTATCTCTATGATGACAAGGCGCTGGAGCGGTACCGCAGGACACACAAAGGAAGCTTTACTCTGCAGCGTTACAAAGGGCTGGGTGAGATGGATGCCCTGCAGCTGTGGGAGACGACTCTGAATCCCGAGACCAGAATGCTCAAACAGATCGAGATTGAGGATGCGCGTATGGCATCGGAGGTGACGGAAGTACTGATGGGAACGGAAGTGCCGCCCAGGAAGGCGTTTATCTATGAGCATGCGCGGGATGCCGAACTGGATGTGTAG
- a CDS encoding DNA gyrase/topoisomerase IV subunit A, which translates to MSEKEQIIKTEYSEVMQKSYIDYAMSVIVARALPDIRDGLKPVQRRTLYDMYELGIRYDRPYRKCARIVGDTMGKYHPHGDSSIYEALVVMAQDFKKGQPLVDGHGNFGSIEGDGAAAMRYTEARLQKITQEVYLSDMDKDVVDFVPNFDETEKEPEVLPVRVPNFLINGADGIAVGMATSVPPHNLGEVIDGVKAYMKNNDITVKGLMRYIKGPDFPTGGIVVNKDDLYSIYEKGSGKVRLRGKVDIERGKGGKQSLVITEIPYTMVGANIGKFLNDVAQLVETKKTTDIVDISNQSSKEGIRIVLELKKGADADNLTNMLYKKTRLEDTFGVNMLAVADGKPETLSLKKVIEHHVDFQFEVATRKYQNLLAKELDKKEVQEGLIKACDVIDLIIEILRGSKNQKQVKDCLTMGITEGIRFKTKTSERAASKLRFTVRQATAILEMRLYKLIGLEIEALMKEHDLTLANIAKYENILNNYDAMAEVIITELDAVKKEYGQRRKTVIENAEEAVYEENKIEEMEVCVLMDRFGYIKTVDKAVFERNQEAALKDYQYSFLCSNTDKLCIFTEQGKMHMVKVMDLPFGKFRDKGAPIDNFGNYSTAQETILYLGCLEEIKKQKLLFITRNGMLKQVEGSEFDAAKRTIAATKLAEGDEAVFVQPADTMDYVVLQSRDGYFLRFLKEEVPDKKKTAIGVRGMRLAETDQIEHGYLIESRMEYAITYHEKEVSLNKLKLGKRDTKGIKIRV; encoded by the coding sequence ATGAGTGAAAAGGAACAGATCATAAAAACAGAATATTCGGAAGTCATGCAGAAATCCTACATCGATTACGCGATGAGTGTCATCGTGGCGAGGGCCCTCCCCGATATCCGTGACGGATTGAAGCCGGTACAGAGAAGAACACTGTACGATATGTATGAGCTCGGCATACGGTATGACAGGCCCTATCGTAAGTGTGCCCGTATCGTGGGGGATACCATGGGTAAATATCACCCGCACGGGGACAGCTCGATCTATGAAGCGCTGGTTGTGATGGCGCAGGACTTTAAAAAGGGACAGCCGCTGGTGGACGGACACGGGAACTTTGGATCGATCGAGGGGGACGGTGCGGCCGCCATGCGTTATACGGAGGCGCGCCTGCAGAAGATCACGCAGGAAGTTTACCTGAGCGATATGGACAAGGATGTCGTGGACTTTGTGCCGAACTTCGATGAGACAGAAAAAGAACCCGAGGTACTTCCGGTTCGCGTGCCGAATTTCCTGATCAACGGCGCAGACGGCATCGCGGTCGGTATGGCAACCAGCGTCCCGCCCCACAACCTAGGGGAAGTGATCGACGGCGTCAAAGCATACATGAAGAACAATGACATTACCGTGAAGGGACTGATGCGGTATATCAAGGGACCGGATTTTCCGACCGGGGGCATCGTCGTCAACAAAGACGATCTGTACTCCATCTATGAAAAAGGAAGCGGAAAAGTCCGTCTCAGAGGAAAAGTGGACATCGAGCGGGGAAAAGGCGGAAAGCAGAGTCTGGTTATCACTGAGATTCCCTATACGATGGTGGGCGCCAACATCGGAAAGTTCCTAAATGATGTGGCACAGCTCGTGGAGACGAAGAAGACGACAGATATTGTGGACATTTCCAATCAGTCGTCGAAAGAAGGCATCCGTATCGTACTGGAGCTTAAGAAGGGAGCAGATGCCGACAATCTGACCAACATGCTCTATAAGAAAACACGCCTCGAGGATACGTTTGGCGTCAATATGCTGGCAGTGGCTGACGGAAAGCCGGAGACACTGAGCCTGAAAAAAGTGATCGAACACCATGTGGACTTTCAGTTTGAGGTGGCGACGAGGAAGTACCAGAACCTTCTCGCAAAAGAACTGGACAAAAAAGAAGTCCAGGAAGGACTCATCAAGGCATGTGATGTCATTGACCTGATCATCGAGATCCTCCGCGGCAGCAAGAACCAGAAACAGGTGAAAGATTGCCTGACGATGGGAATTACCGAAGGGATTCGATTCAAGACGAAGACGTCGGAGCGGGCCGCGTCAAAGCTGCGGTTCACGGTCAGACAGGCGACGGCGATTCTGGAAATGCGTCTGTACAAGCTGATCGGGCTGGAGATCGAAGCCCTGATGAAAGAGCACGATCTGACACTGGCGAATATTGCGAAGTATGAAAATATCCTCAATAACTACGATGCCATGGCGGAAGTGATCATCACAGAACTGGACGCGGTCAAAAAGGAATACGGTCAGAGACGTAAAACAGTGATCGAAAACGCTGAGGAAGCCGTCTATGAGGAAAATAAGATCGAGGAGATGGAGGTCTGTGTCCTTATGGACCGCTTCGGTTATATCAAGACAGTGGACAAAGCTGTCTTTGAAAGGAATCAGGAGGCTGCACTCAAGGATTATCAGTATTCGTTCCTGTGCAGCAATACCGATAAGCTGTGTATTTTTACGGAGCAGGGTAAAATGCATATGGTAAAGGTCATGGATCTGCCGTTTGGGAAATTCAGGGACAAGGGTGCGCCGATTGATAACTTCGGCAATTACAGTACGGCACAGGAGACGATCCTGTATCTCGGATGCCTGGAAGAAATCAAGAAGCAGAAGCTTTTGTTTATCACGAGAAACGGCATGCTCAAGCAGGTGGAAGGCTCTGAATTTGATGCTGCCAAACGTACGATCGCGGCTACAAAGCTGGCAGAAGGCGATGAAGCAGTGTTTGTACAGCCTGCGGATACGATGGACTACGTCGTGCTGCAGAGCCGCGACGGGTATTTCCTCCGCTTCTTAAAAGAAGAGGTGCCGGATAAGAAAAAGACGGCGATCGGTGTGCGCGGCATGCGTCTGGCGGAAACGGATCAGATCGAACATGGCTACCTGATCGAAAGCAGGATGGAATATGCGATCACATATCATGAAAAGGAAGTCTCTCTCAATAAACTCAAGCTCGGAAAACGTGATACGAAAGGCATAAAAATCCGTGTTTAA
- a CDS encoding L7Ae/L30e/S12e/Gadd45 family ribosomal protein, whose product MNRNKTVSLIGLSMKAGKVASGEFSTEKAVKTGKARLVIVADEASANTKKKFQNMCLYYKVPCYFFGEKTELGRAIGKEFRASLAILDENLGQAIEQQLNA is encoded by the coding sequence TTGAACAGAAATAAAACAGTATCACTGATCGGCCTTTCAATGAAGGCCGGAAAAGTAGCAAGCGGAGAGTTCTCTACGGAAAAGGCAGTCAAGACCGGAAAAGCCAGGCTGGTAATCGTAGCCGATGAAGCGTCGGCAAATACGAAAAAAAAGTTTCAGAATATGTGTCTGTATTATAAAGTGCCCTGTTATTTCTTTGGAGAGAAGACAGAACTTGGAAGAGCGATCGGAAAGGAGTTTCGGGCATCGTTAGCAATTCTGGATGAGAATCTGGGGCAGGCCATTGAGCAGCAGCTAAATGCATAG
- the rnpM gene encoding RNase P modulator RnpM, producing MKSKKDMMRILKTTEEEIILDTTGKKNGRGAYLCFSKECFEKAENNKGLERSLKTAIPKEVYEALKKELDTIEQK from the coding sequence ATGAAGAGCAAAAAAGATATGATGCGCATCCTGAAGACGACAGAAGAAGAAATCATCCTGGATACGACCGGTAAGAAAAACGGACGCGGAGCTTATCTGTGCTTTTCAAAGGAGTGCTTTGAAAAGGCAGAGAATAATAAGGGATTGGAACGTTCGCTTAAGACGGCCATTCCGAAAGAGGTCTACGAAGCGCTTAAAAAGGAGTTGGATACGATTGAACAGAAATAA
- the nusA gene encoding transcription termination factor NusA has translation MNTELLEALNILEQEKNISKDTLLEAIEQSLIQACKNHFGKADNVKVYIDPETCNFSVYAEKTVVEKVEDSVMEISLANAKMVDSKYELGDIVNVEIKSKEFGRIATQNAKNVILQKIREEERKVLYNEYFEKEKDVVTGIVQRNMGKNISINLGKVDAMLNESEQVKTEHFRPTERIKVYVLEVKDTPKGPKIQVSRTHPELVKRLFESEVTEVREGIVEIKSIAREAGSRTKIAVWSNDSDVDPVGACVGMNGARVNAIVEELRGEKIDIINWDENPAFLIENALSPAKVISVMADPDEKAAKVIVPDYQLSLAIGKEGQNARLAARLTGFKIDIKSETQAREAGDFEIFEEYDEDMDEFEEDVDVNEYEDGENEYEEYSEKDESADA, from the coding sequence ATGAACACAGAGTTACTGGAAGCGCTAAACATTCTGGAACAAGAAAAAAACATCAGTAAGGACACCCTGTTGGAGGCGATTGAACAGTCACTGATCCAGGCCTGTAAGAATCATTTCGGTAAAGCAGATAACGTAAAAGTGTATATCGATCCCGAAACCTGTAATTTCAGCGTGTATGCTGAGAAGACGGTTGTTGAAAAAGTCGAGGATTCTGTGATGGAAATCAGCCTGGCAAATGCAAAAATGGTTGATTCCAAATATGAACTCGGTGATATCGTCAATGTGGAGATAAAATCCAAAGAATTTGGGCGTATTGCCACACAGAATGCGAAGAACGTGATCCTTCAGAAAATCAGGGAAGAAGAACGCAAGGTGCTGTACAACGAGTATTTTGAAAAAGAGAAGGATGTTGTGACTGGCATTGTACAGCGCAACATGGGGAAAAACATCAGCATTAACCTCGGTAAAGTCGATGCGATGCTGAATGAATCGGAACAGGTCAAAACGGAACACTTCAGGCCGACAGAGCGAATCAAGGTATACGTTCTGGAGGTGAAGGATACCCCGAAGGGACCGAAGATCCAGGTCTCCAGGACACACCCGGAACTTGTGAAACGTCTGTTTGAATCGGAAGTGACAGAGGTAAGAGAGGGAATCGTGGAGATTAAAAGCATTGCCAGGGAGGCTGGCTCGAGGACCAAGATTGCCGTGTGGTCGAATGACTCGGATGTTGATCCTGTCGGAGCCTGTGTCGGGATGAACGGCGCCCGGGTCAATGCGATCGTGGAAGAACTGCGGGGTGAAAAGATCGATATCATCAACTGGGATGAAAATCCGGCGTTCCTGATCGAAAATGCGTTAAGCCCTGCGAAGGTTATTTCCGTTATGGCGGATCCGGATGAGAAAGCTGCAAAAGTGATCGTTCCGGATTATCAGCTGTCACTGGCAATTGGAAAAGAAGGGCAGAATGCAAGACTTGCCGCCAGGCTGACCGGATTCAAAATTGATATCAAGAGTGAGACGCAGGCGAGAGAAGCGGGCGACTTTGAAATCTTTGAAGAATATGACGAAGATATGGATGAGTTTGAAGAAGATGTTGACGTAAATGAGTATGAAGACGGTGAAAATGAGTACGAAGAATACAGCGAAAAAGATGAAAGTGCCGATGCGTAA
- a CDS encoding ribosome maturation factor RimP, with protein sequence MSKKENYEQKAEAMLEPIISEKGFELVDVEYVKEGGTWYLRAYIDKEGGITIDDCEAVSRAFSEKLDQEDFIEDAYIMEVSSPGLGRPLKKEKDYARSMGKELEIRTYRAIDKQKEFYGILTAYDNNSVTIEMEDGSERTFEKNEIALIRLAFDF encoded by the coding sequence ATGAGTAAAAAGGAAAACTATGAACAGAAAGCAGAAGCGATGCTGGAGCCGATCATCAGTGAAAAGGGATTTGAGCTGGTAGATGTGGAGTACGTAAAAGAAGGGGGCACCTGGTATCTGAGAGCTTACATTGACAAGGAAGGCGGCATTACGATCGATGACTGTGAAGCTGTCAGCAGAGCATTCAGCGAAAAGCTTGATCAGGAAGATTTTATCGAAGATGCTTATATTATGGAGGTGAGTTCACCGGGCCTGGGCAGACCGTTGAAGAAAGAAAAAGACTATGCCAGAAGTATGGGAAAAGAGCTGGAGATCAGAACATATCGGGCAATCGATAAACAAAAGGAATTCTATGGGATTTTGACCGCATATGATAATAACAGCGTGACTATTGAAATGGAAGATGGAAGTGAGAGGACATTTGAAAAAAATGAAATCGCATTGATTCGTCTGGCATTCGATTTTTAA
- a CDS encoding Cof-type HAD-IIB family hydrolase, with the protein MNVKLTAIDLDGTLLRDDCTVSENNLNTIRRALEAGHCIVPTTGRSFENARSEIFHEFDDIPYFINANGTVVTDGRTREILYINGFPPGIAARIYRLCKKYKTYIEPYAGLYAYMETGRIPHLFASGLPESYCTQLMASNIECEDLSDLMDDRQVPVSKFHIVCEDAREKEQLGQELSGIPDIYPISVVEQNLEVVYARLSKRDGLSFLAKRLGVLPSEVMALGDSNNDYEMLEWAGYSVAMKNASQRIKDVSKYETDTNNKDGVAKALIRFLSL; encoded by the coding sequence ATGAACGTAAAATTGACAGCCATTGACCTGGACGGCACCCTGCTTCGGGATGACTGCACGGTTTCGGAAAATAATCTGAATACGATACGCAGGGCGCTGGAAGCAGGGCACTGCATCGTGCCGACGACGGGCAGAAGCTTTGAAAATGCACGCAGTGAGATCTTTCATGAATTTGATGATATTCCATATTTTATCAACGCGAACGGTACTGTTGTGACGGATGGAAGAACGAGAGAGATTCTGTACATAAACGGGTTTCCCCCGGGCATTGCGGCCAGGATCTACCGGTTGTGTAAAAAATATAAGACGTATATTGAGCCGTATGCGGGATTGTACGCATATATGGAGACGGGAAGGATTCCGCATCTGTTTGCGAGCGGACTGCCCGAATCGTACTGCACACAGCTCATGGCTTCTAATATTGAGTGCGAGGATTTGAGTGACCTGATGGATGACAGGCAGGTGCCGGTCAGCAAGTTTCACATCGTATGTGAGGATGCCCGGGAGAAAGAGCAGCTTGGGCAGGAACTGTCCGGGATTCCGGACATCTATCCGATATCGGTGGTGGAGCAGAATCTGGAAGTCGTGTACGCAAGACTGAGCAAACGGGACGGACTGTCTTTTCTGGCAAAGCGCCTGGGTGTGCTTCCGTCGGAGGTGATGGCACTCGGCGACAGCAATAACGATTACGAGATGCTGGAGTGGGCCGGATACTCGGTAGCAATGAAAAATGCGTCTCAGAGAATTAAAGATGTATCAAAATACGAGACGGACACGAATAATAAGGACGGAGTGGCGAAAGCTCTGATCCGTTTTTTGAGTTTATAA
- the infB gene encoding translation initiation factor IF-2 produces MPKIRVHEIAKEIGKSNREVMNFLISRGVEVKSHMSSIEEAEEKLLRDTFDKKEENKNSEEAKPKKKSNIIQVFRPQNASTPEGKNYGKNRSGGKSGSGSARPSQGSRPQNQGQSQGQQTGQGQQRQAQSSTGQGRTEQNRQGSGQGQRYASGGSTQGQQRQGQNSSQGRPGQGGQGRTGQSGQGRPGQGRPGQGGQGRPGQGRPGQSGQGRPGQRSNDGRRPQGDKDGRDFRRGPQDGRRTTAARKPQGESGDTPLVQKPSRDVRKDKDKEKDKVTQRGDKFGNDRQKGASKRPNQGRRQQSRIPKALQKPVHQQPKEEKKEVIKEIILPEKMTIRELADKMKMQPSVIVKKLFMQGIMVTVNHEIDFEKAQEIALEYDIIAEPEEKVDVIEELLKEEEEDASMLASRPPVVCVMGHVDHGKTSLLDAIRNTRVTDREAGGITQHIGAYTVDVDGQQITFLDTPGHEAFTAMRMRGANATDIAILVVAADDGVMPQTIEAINHAKAAGVEIIVAINKIDKPSANVERVKQELSEYELIPEDWGGSTIFVPVSAHTQEGINELLEMILLTSEVCELKANPKRKARGLVIEAKLDKGKGPVATILVQKGTLYVGDFIAAGACSGKVRAMMDDKGRRVKEAGPSTPVEILGLGDVPNAGEVLVATENDKEAKNFAATFVSENRNRLLEETKAKMSLDDLFSQIKEGNLKELGIVVKADVQGSVEAVKQSLTKLSNDEVVVKIVHGGVGAVNESDVMLASASNAIIIGFNVRPDATAKAIAEQEGVDLRLYRVIYQAIEDVEAAMKGLLDPVFEEKVIGHAEVRQIFKASGIGNIAGSYVLDGVFQRGCSVRITREGTQIFEGKLASLKRFKDDVKEVKSGYECGLVFEGFDEIQELDIVEAYTMVEVPR; encoded by the coding sequence GTGCCGAAAATCAGAGTACACGAAATTGCAAAAGAGATAGGAAAAAGTAACAGAGAAGTCATGAACTTTTTGATAAGCCGCGGTGTGGAAGTGAAAAGTCATATGAGTTCTATAGAGGAAGCGGAGGAGAAGTTATTGAGAGATACATTTGATAAGAAAGAAGAAAATAAGAACAGCGAAGAGGCAAAGCCGAAAAAGAAATCCAATATCATCCAGGTGTTCCGGCCGCAGAATGCGTCGACGCCGGAGGGGAAAAACTATGGTAAGAACCGTTCGGGAGGAAAATCTGGATCCGGTTCAGCACGTCCTTCTCAGGGATCCAGACCACAGAATCAGGGTCAGAGTCAGGGACAACAGACCGGACAGGGCCAGCAGCGTCAGGCTCAGAGCAGTACCGGTCAGGGAAGGACTGAACAGAACCGTCAGGGTTCCGGTCAGGGCCAGCGGTATGCTTCCGGAGGAAGCACTCAGGGCCAGCAGCGTCAGGGTCAAAACAGCAGCCAGGGAAGACCAGGCCAGGGCGGTCAGGGAAGAACAGGCCAGAGCGGTCAGGGAAGACCGGGCCAGGGAAGACCAGGTCAGGGCGGTCAGGGAAGACCGGGCCAGGGTAGACCAGGTCAGAGTGGTCAGGGAAGACCGGGCCAGAGAAGTAATGACGGCCGCAGACCGCAGGGCGACAAGGACGGAAGAGATTTCCGCAGAGGTCCTCAGGACGGGCGCCGCACTACAGCTGCAAGGAAACCACAGGGTGAGTCGGGTGACACGCCACTTGTACAGAAACCTTCACGCGATGTGAGAAAAGATAAAGATAAAGAAAAGGATAAAGTAACACAGCGCGGAGATAAATTTGGGAATGATCGTCAAAAGGGCGCAAGCAAACGCCCGAATCAGGGACGCCGCCAGCAGTCCAGAATCCCGAAGGCTCTTCAGAAACCGGTGCATCAGCAGCCGAAGGAGGAGAAGAAGGAAGTAATCAAAGAAATTATCCTTCCGGAGAAAATGACGATCCGTGAGCTTGCTGATAAAATGAAAATGCAGCCGTCTGTCATTGTGAAAAAACTGTTCATGCAGGGGATTATGGTAACAGTCAACCACGAGATTGATTTTGAAAAGGCACAGGAGATCGCTCTCGAATACGACATTATCGCAGAGCCGGAAGAAAAAGTTGACGTAATCGAAGAACTTCTGAAAGAGGAAGAAGAAGATGCCAGCATGCTTGCCTCAAGACCGCCTGTTGTCTGCGTTATGGGTCACGTTGACCACGGAAAAACATCTCTCCTGGATGCGATCCGGAATACGAGGGTGACGGACAGAGAGGCCGGAGGCATCACACAGCATATCGGCGCGTATACCGTGGATGTTGACGGACAGCAGATCACATTCCTGGATACACCAGGTCATGAAGCGTTCACCGCAATGCGTATGCGCGGTGCAAATGCGACTGATATCGCAATACTGGTGGTAGCAGCGGATGACGGTGTCATGCCTCAGACGATCGAGGCGATCAACCATGCCAAGGCGGCAGGTGTCGAAATTATCGTAGCAATCAATAAAATTGATAAACCGAGTGCAAATGTAGAGCGTGTAAAACAGGAACTGTCAGAGTATGAACTCATTCCGGAGGACTGGGGCGGAAGTACGATCTTTGTTCCGGTATCTGCTCACACACAGGAAGGTATCAATGAACTTCTCGAAATGATTCTGCTGACTTCAGAGGTATGTGAGCTGAAGGCAAATCCGAAGCGTAAAGCCAGAGGACTTGTCATCGAAGCCAAGCTGGATAAGGGAAAGGGACCGGTTGCAACGATCCTGGTACAGAAGGGAACTCTGTACGTGGGAGATTTTATTGCGGCAGGTGCATGTTCCGGTAAAGTAAGGGCAATGATGGATGATAAGGGACGAAGAGTAAAAGAGGCAGGACCTTCTACGCCTGTTGAGATCCTTGGACTCGGCGATGTGCCGAATGCAGGGGAAGTACTCGTTGCCACAGAAAATGATAAAGAAGCCAAAAACTTTGCGGCTACCTTTGTATCAGAGAACAGAAACCGTCTCCTGGAAGAGACAAAAGCGAAAATGTCTCTGGATGATCTGTTCAGCCAGATCAAAGAGGGTAATCTGAAGGAGCTGGGTATCGTTGTGAAAGCCGATGTGCAGGGATCTGTCGAGGCGGTGAAACAGAGTCTTACCAAGCTTTCAAATGACGAGGTCGTTGTCAAGATCGTGCATGGAGGTGTAGGCGCCGTGAACGAATCTGATGTAATGCTTGCGTCAGCTTCCAATGCGATCATTATCGGTTTCAACGTGCGTCCGGATGCCACCGCCAAAGCGATTGCGGAACAGGAAGGCGTTGATCTCCGCCTGTACCGTGTCATTTATCAGGCGATTGAGGATGTGGAGGCAGCGATGAAAGGCCTTCTCGACCCTGTCTTCGAGGAGAAAGTGATCGGCCATGCAGAGGTACGCCAGATCTTTAAGGCTTCAGGCATAGGAAATATTGCGGGAAGTTATGTTCTGGACGGAGTCTTCCAGAGAGGCTGCTCCGTCAGGATCACCCGTGAAGGAACTCAGATCTTTGAAGGCAAGCTCGCATCCCTGAAACGGTTTAAAGACGATGTAAAAGAAGTAAAATCTGGTTATGAATGCGGACTTGTATTTGAAGGGTTTGATGAAATTCAGGAACTGGATATCGTGGAAGCATATACCATGGTTGAGGTGCCCAGATAA